Proteins from a single region of Cystobacter ferrugineus:
- a CDS encoding TetR/AcrR family transcriptional regulator codes for MRRRFVRARKPEEKEVRRQAILKAAREMLGEVETSELSLNELARRSGVSKPNIYRYFESREEVLLQVWIEEVREFGEQLRRSLATIEVGDSRAVASAIVAGFGTRPILCELTSICASVLERNLSADAIVNVKQTLATLIMNIAGLLRERLPALDLEDCAWVANVAAVYVAGIWPAVHPPAHVAEVLKRPEFAAMQPDFEKDFTRYLNVLFAGLQKR; via the coding sequence ATGCGCCGTAGGTTCGTCCGGGCCCGCAAGCCCGAAGAGAAGGAAGTGCGCCGGCAGGCCATCCTGAAGGCCGCGCGCGAGATGCTGGGGGAAGTCGAGACGAGCGAACTCAGCCTCAACGAACTCGCTCGCCGCTCCGGCGTCTCGAAACCCAACATCTACCGCTACTTCGAGAGCCGCGAGGAGGTGCTGCTGCAGGTCTGGATCGAGGAGGTGCGCGAGTTCGGCGAGCAGTTGCGGCGCTCCCTCGCGACGATCGAGGTCGGTGACTCGAGGGCCGTGGCCTCGGCGATCGTCGCCGGGTTCGGCACCCGGCCGATACTGTGTGAGCTGACGTCGATCTGCGCTTCGGTGCTCGAGCGCAACCTCTCCGCCGACGCCATCGTGAACGTCAAGCAGACGCTCGCGACGCTGATCATGAACATCGCGGGGCTTCTGCGCGAGCGCCTGCCAGCGCTCGACCTCGAGGACTGCGCGTGGGTGGCGAACGTGGCGGCGGTCTACGTCGCGGGCATCTGGCCAGCCGTCCATCCGCCCGCGCACGTGGCGGAGGTGTTGAAGCGGCCGGAGTTCGCCGCGATGCAGCCGGATTTCGAGAAGGATTTCACGCGCTACCTGAACGTGCTCTTCGCGGGGCTCCAGAAGCGCTGA
- a CDS encoding NAD-dependent epimerase/dehydratase family protein has protein sequence MILVTGGSGFIGSHTVRALHEMGEKCILFQRRTGELPAQLAALPVAVAQGDVTDLASLLDVGTHHKVTGIVHLAGSMPWPPTSEPPVDATRKALGGLLNIVQAAQNWGVKRVGVASTIGVYSGVASEGALREDMPLPMSAPHLIPTFKKIGELLNEHLSGATGIELINYRISGTWGPGGHDDPFFPAPALIHAAVRGTKPELSRLVIPAYAGNALDLCYVRDTGRAIALLQLAERLNYRTYNVASGRATTNAEVVAAIKTVVPDAQLELPTGKPPPHNYLDISRLQQDTGYQPAYDTQRAAEDYIAWLRAGNAR, from the coding sequence ATGATCTTGGTTACCGGAGGTTCAGGTTTCATCGGTTCGCACACCGTTCGTGCACTGCACGAGATGGGCGAGAAGTGCATCCTCTTCCAGCGCCGAACCGGGGAACTCCCGGCTCAACTCGCCGCTCTGCCCGTGGCGGTGGCACAGGGGGACGTCACCGATCTGGCGTCGCTGCTCGACGTCGGCACGCACCACAAAGTCACCGGCATCGTGCATCTCGCGGGCTCCATGCCCTGGCCTCCGACGTCCGAGCCGCCCGTCGACGCTACCCGTAAGGCGCTCGGCGGCCTCCTGAACATCGTGCAGGCCGCCCAGAACTGGGGCGTCAAGCGCGTGGGCGTCGCGAGCACGATCGGCGTCTACTCCGGTGTCGCGAGCGAAGGCGCTCTCCGTGAAGACATGCCGCTGCCGATGTCGGCTCCACACCTGATCCCAACGTTCAAGAAGATCGGCGAACTGCTCAACGAACACTTGTCTGGCGCCACCGGCATCGAGCTCATCAACTACCGGATCTCTGGCACCTGGGGCCCAGGCGGTCACGATGATCCGTTCTTCCCTGCGCCCGCGCTCATCCACGCGGCGGTCCGTGGCACGAAGCCGGAGCTGTCCCGGCTCGTCATTCCCGCCTACGCAGGAAACGCGCTGGACCTCTGCTACGTCAGGGACACCGGCCGCGCCATCGCGCTCCTTCAACTCGCAGAGCGTCTGAACTACCGCACGTACAACGTCGCGTCCGGCCGTGCGACGACGAATGCCGAGGTCGTCGCCGCGATCAAGACTGTCGTTCCCGACGCCCAGCTCGAGCTCCCCACCGGCAAGCCGCCCCCTCACAACTACCTCGACATCAGCCGCCTTCAGCAAGACACCGGCTACCAACCCGCCTATGACACCCAGCGCGCGGCCGAGGACTACATCGCGTGGCTGCGCGCGGGCAACGCACGTTGA
- a CDS encoding very short patch repair endonuclease: MDTISQERRSKNMSRIRSKDTSPELAVRRMVHAAGFRYRLHRKDLPGRPDLVFASKRKVIFIHGCFWHQHKDCIVAHRPRSNLAYWLPKLQRNQERDQRAERELRQAGWSVLTIWECEVEDPILTERKILKFLRD; this comes from the coding sequence ATGGATACGATCAGCCAAGAGCGGCGCAGCAAAAACATGAGCCGCATCCGGTCGAAGGATACAAGTCCGGAGCTCGCGGTAAGACGGATGGTCCATGCGGCGGGCTTCCGCTACCGTTTGCATCGAAAGGATCTGCCGGGGAGGCCGGACCTTGTGTTCGCGTCAAAGCGCAAGGTGATATTCATTCATGGCTGTTTCTGGCACCAGCACAAAGACTGTATTGTGGCTCACCGGCCGCGCTCAAATCTCGCGTACTGGCTTCCCAAACTTCAACGTAATCAAGAGCGTGACCAGCGAGCGGAACGCGAACTCCGCCAAGCCGGGTGGTCAGTGCTCACTATTTGGGAGTGCGAAGTTGAGGACCCTATCTTAACAGAGCGCAAAATACTCAAATTTTTAAGGGATTAG
- a CDS encoding putative metal-binding motif-containing protein — protein MEEKHPSRCQTEADCGLPVELSFSKGRPGCVTLELTGAGASPRESSSHQLPLQELQGPRQTVRLRYDNRWKRPLSVVVRGHDHDCSGPVLVTESREVPDLTTDPVEVKLAFEDADGDGVAPTSRGGADCHDADPGVHPWAAERCNQASDDCDADVDEGGACPLSLEWTTALGPQSPPALRVVESYGPGRVWFAGGTRWVGHRASPSEPVVWDVCDGHDGEWLASWVRPTDGRLFLASRAGGLTSVAPPPFASGATCATLNKDVGREAIEGLVGFERDAGSPQEGATRLYGVTDEGLLFTWDGVATVQKWGREPAVLLGIDGADEDSILVVGGRPATAPTGDLITTAPLAYSVVTGDDGGVRLVEEVLDFPASEVGVVLNDVDVVNRDLAYAVGKNGLLLERSQGQWKVLRPANGSGGVPELIDVVAFGPGSVYAVSWSSNNGGSRSIYAYRADAGTWEALSLPGLAADGGTDLLLRGIAGASPDDIWAVGKGGAIYHLRDLQ, from the coding sequence ATGGAGGAGAAGCATCCTTCGCGCTGCCAGACGGAAGCGGACTGCGGCCTGCCGGTGGAGCTGTCCTTCTCCAAGGGCCGTCCAGGGTGCGTCACCCTGGAGCTCACCGGGGCGGGCGCGTCCCCGCGGGAGTCCTCCAGCCACCAGCTCCCCTTGCAGGAACTCCAGGGGCCAAGGCAGACGGTGCGCCTGCGCTATGACAATCGTTGGAAGAGGCCCCTCTCGGTGGTTGTGCGGGGGCATGACCACGACTGCTCGGGACCGGTCCTCGTCACGGAGTCCCGGGAGGTTCCGGACCTCACGACGGACCCCGTCGAGGTGAAGCTCGCCTTCGAGGATGCCGACGGGGACGGCGTGGCTCCCACCTCACGGGGAGGCGCCGACTGCCATGACGCCGACCCGGGCGTCCACCCGTGGGCCGCGGAGCGCTGCAACCAGGCCAGTGACGACTGCGACGCGGACGTGGACGAGGGCGGCGCCTGTCCCCTGTCGCTCGAGTGGACGACGGCGCTGGGCCCCCAGTCTCCCCCCGCGCTGCGGGTCGTGGAGTCCTACGGCCCGGGCAGGGTGTGGTTCGCCGGCGGCACCCGCTGGGTGGGGCACCGGGCCTCTCCCAGCGAGCCCGTGGTGTGGGACGTGTGTGACGGACACGATGGCGAGTGGCTGGCGAGCTGGGTGCGGCCCACGGATGGCAGGCTCTTCCTGGCCAGCCGCGCGGGTGGCCTTACCTCCGTGGCGCCTCCTCCGTTCGCATCCGGAGCCACCTGCGCGACGCTCAACAAGGACGTCGGCCGCGAGGCCATCGAGGGGCTGGTCGGCTTCGAGCGGGATGCCGGGTCTCCCCAGGAAGGCGCCACGCGCCTCTATGGCGTCACCGACGAGGGCCTGCTCTTCACCTGGGATGGCGTGGCCACCGTCCAGAAGTGGGGCCGGGAGCCCGCGGTCCTCCTGGGCATCGACGGGGCGGACGAGGACAGCATCCTGGTCGTCGGAGGAAGGCCCGCTACGGCTCCGACCGGGGACCTCATCACGACGGCGCCATTGGCCTATTCCGTGGTGACCGGGGACGACGGCGGCGTGCGCCTCGTCGAGGAGGTGCTCGACTTCCCCGCGTCGGAGGTGGGCGTCGTCCTGAACGATGTCGACGTGGTGAATCGGGACCTCGCCTACGCGGTGGGCAAGAATGGCCTGCTCCTCGAGCGAAGCCAGGGCCAGTGGAAGGTCCTGCGCCCGGCCAACGGCAGCGGCGGCGTTCCCGAGCTCATCGACGTCGTGGCATTCGGTCCGGGCTCCGTCTACGCCGTGTCCTGGTCCAGCAACAACGGGGGGAGCCGGTCCATCTATGCCTATCGCGCCGACGCGGGCACCTGGGAGGCGCTCTCCCTTCCGGGGCTGGCGGCCGATGGGGGGACGGACCTGCTGCTCCGGGGCATCGCCGGAGCCTCCCCGGATGACATCTGGGCGGTGGGCAAGGGCGGCGCCATCTACCACCTCCGAGATCTCCAATGA
- a CDS encoding DNA cytosine methyltransferase, protein MPRAATQKSDNTLTGGTGSDERIFTALEICAGGGGQALGLEQAGFHHAGVAEIDEDACATLLHNRPDWNVLPGDIRELRGKQYRGIDLLAGGVPCPPFSIAGKQLGHKDERDLFPEALRLVEEIQPRAVMLENVRGFSSEKFADYRERLKKSLNELGYAVDWRVLNASDYGVPQLRPRFVLVALRRRVARLFRWPEPFGEPPSVADTIGDLMAARGWPGAQAWREKAQGIAPTLVGGSKKHGGPDLGPTRAKQKWLELGVDAMGVANDPPGPDHPTEQPPRLTVRMVARLQGFPDDWHFTGGKTAAYRQVGNAFPPPVASAVARSIIAALKSEQLKIPLIDATKQQLMLLDSCRRIA, encoded by the coding sequence ATGCCAAGGGCCGCCACTCAGAAGTCCGACAACACGCTCACCGGAGGAACCGGAAGTGATGAGCGCATTTTCACCGCTCTGGAGATTTGCGCTGGTGGTGGAGGTCAGGCGCTTGGGCTGGAGCAAGCTGGCTTCCATCATGCGGGTGTAGCAGAGATCGATGAGGACGCTTGCGCCACCCTGCTACACAACCGCCCTGATTGGAACGTGCTCCCGGGGGATATCCGGGAGCTTCGCGGCAAGCAGTATAGGGGAATCGATCTACTCGCTGGAGGCGTGCCGTGCCCCCCCTTCTCCATTGCAGGGAAGCAGTTGGGTCATAAGGACGAGCGGGATCTCTTCCCAGAAGCGCTGCGCCTCGTAGAAGAGATTCAGCCAAGAGCTGTGATGCTTGAGAACGTCAGGGGATTTTCCTCGGAAAAGTTCGCTGACTATCGGGAACGGCTTAAAAAAAGCCTCAACGAACTGGGATACGCGGTGGATTGGCGTGTGCTCAACGCATCCGATTACGGAGTCCCCCAGCTTCGGCCGCGGTTTGTTCTCGTCGCATTGCGCCGCCGAGTGGCGCGTTTGTTCCGCTGGCCGGAGCCATTTGGGGAGCCTCCCTCAGTAGCCGACACTATCGGTGATCTGATGGCGGCTCGAGGGTGGCCGGGTGCCCAAGCTTGGCGGGAGAAGGCGCAGGGGATTGCTCCGACGCTTGTTGGGGGGTCGAAGAAGCACGGAGGGCCAGACCTAGGGCCAACACGGGCCAAACAAAAATGGCTTGAACTCGGTGTCGATGCCATGGGCGTTGCGAACGATCCGCCCGGTCCGGACCACCCCACAGAGCAACCGCCTCGCTTGACGGTGCGGATGGTGGCTCGGCTACAAGGATTTCCTGATGACTGGCACTTCACAGGAGGCAAGACTGCTGCCTACCGCCAAGTGGGCAATGCATTCCCTCCGCCTGTGGCCAGTGCTGTTGCACGGTCGATTATTGCCGCACTGAAATCAGAGCAGCTAAAGATCCCATTGATAGATGCAACCAAACAGCAGTTGATGCTCCTCGATTCCTGCAGGAGGATCGCATGA
- a CDS encoding dihydrofolate reductase family protein, protein MGLLTFSINVTLDGCVDHQEGIADDETHAFFTRLMDEGGAMLWGRVTYEMMESYWPAVARGDESAPPAMREWAIKLEDKPKYVVSSTRKDFPWTNSHHIAGDLRTAVQKLKDATPSGVLLGSGKLATELDRLDLIDEYKFLVHPRIAGHGPTLYQNGLPSTRRLELVSAKPLRCGAVAMHYRRALTPAQA, encoded by the coding sequence ATGGGACTCTTGACCTTCAGCATCAACGTCACCCTGGACGGCTGCGTCGACCACCAGGAGGGAATCGCCGACGACGAGACACACGCCTTCTTCACCCGCCTCATGGACGAGGGCGGGGCGATGCTGTGGGGCCGCGTCACCTACGAGATGATGGAGAGCTATTGGCCGGCGGTCGCCCGGGGCGATGAGTCGGCGCCGCCAGCGATGCGCGAGTGGGCGATCAAGCTGGAGGACAAGCCAAAGTACGTGGTGTCGTCGACGCGAAAGGACTTCCCGTGGACCAATAGCCACCACATCGCCGGCGACTTACGCACGGCTGTGCAGAAGCTCAAGGATGCAACCCCGTCCGGCGTGCTCCTCGGTAGCGGCAAGCTCGCGACCGAGCTGGACCGACTGGATCTGATCGACGAGTACAAGTTCCTCGTCCACCCCAGGATCGCCGGCCACGGCCCGACCCTGTACCAGAACGGGCTGCCCAGCACACGACGGCTCGAGCTGGTCTCGGCGAAGCCGCTCCGCTGCGGCGCGGTCGCCATGCACTACCGGCGCGCGCTGACCCCAGCACAAGCTTGA
- a CDS encoding oxidoreductase, protein MRDVKKNWGTRDIGEQAGKNVIVTGANSGIGVHTALELGRAGARVVVACRDVKRGEEAVARMRAEAPRATFRFEQLDLANLESVRAFAERYLATNEPLDVLVNNAGVMAIPRRELTVDGFERQFGTNHLGHFALTGLLLPALARSRAPRVVTLSSGTAYFGRIDLENLQGEKSYSPTPIYAQSKLANLHFMLELGRRAPWLLSVASHPGATHSNLQQYTGLGTKISMAFLGQPADEGALPSLYAAVGEVASGEFIGPSRKFTLNGPPKEVPLPKRANDVSTARALWDVSEKLTGVRFDFSSSERRSA, encoded by the coding sequence ATGCGCGACGTGAAGAAGAACTGGGGCACGCGGGACATCGGAGAGCAGGCGGGCAAGAACGTCATCGTCACGGGGGCCAACAGCGGCATCGGCGTGCACACGGCGCTCGAGCTGGGCCGCGCGGGAGCCCGGGTGGTGGTGGCGTGCCGTGACGTCAAGCGGGGCGAGGAGGCGGTGGCGCGCATGCGGGCGGAGGCGCCGCGGGCCACGTTCCGGTTCGAGCAGTTGGACCTCGCGAACCTCGAGTCGGTGCGCGCGTTCGCCGAGCGCTACCTCGCGACGAACGAGCCGCTCGACGTGCTCGTCAACAACGCGGGGGTGATGGCGATCCCCCGGCGGGAGCTCACGGTGGATGGCTTCGAGCGCCAGTTCGGCACGAACCACCTGGGCCACTTCGCGCTCACCGGGCTGCTCCTGCCCGCGCTCGCGAGGAGCCGTGCGCCGCGCGTGGTGACGCTCTCGAGCGGCACGGCGTACTTCGGCCGCATCGACCTCGAGAACCTCCAGGGCGAGAAGAGCTACTCGCCGACGCCGATCTACGCGCAGTCGAAGCTCGCCAACCTGCACTTCATGTTGGAGCTCGGCCGGCGCGCGCCGTGGCTGCTCTCCGTCGCCTCGCACCCCGGCGCGACGCACTCGAACCTCCAGCAGTACACGGGGCTCGGCACGAAGATCAGCATGGCCTTCCTCGGGCAGCCCGCCGATGAAGGCGCCCTGCCGTCGCTCTACGCGGCCGTCGGGGAGGTGGCCTCGGGTGAGTTCATCGGGCCGAGCCGGAAGTTCACCCTGAATGGGCCTCCGAAGGAGGTCCCGCTGCCGAAGCGCGCGAACGACGTCTCGACGGCGCGGGCGCTGTGGGACGTGTCGGAGAAGCTCACGGGCGTGCGCTTCGACTTCTCGTCGTCCGAGCGGAGGAGCGCGTGA
- a CDS encoding transposase, whose protein sequence is MPREKSIAERFDAYVEKVGGRLYKPCRRFLREALFGLVENRSVLLSQIGRALDEPRRLIHTEKRLSRNLGNERYDDAAVEQDYLSLVAPILRDERYPRPVIAVDLSDIAKPRAQKMPYLSTVHDGSKDELATGYQIVSVEAVGVRGRRLPLLSRLFSKVSPDFKSQNATTLDAVTTVQPHVPPDAFWVFDSGFDGHIFFRHFDEIGIRYAVRLKLSNDRLLRTPEGTMKVSETVELLPQPHTHRTKYHRLTLTGRKQVLQLGFVRDVHLPAYTPGGRPSKKDSGETRYSLVVARGMGLKPLVILTTEDVQTKEDAGRVVDIYLERWGVEEANRFTKQGFDLEDVRALTWTGLKRMVQLVHLAYGFLALLVHGPRKQVERIASSFKAFGPVPEYLYYRLLEGLGRLLRDSMDGGP, encoded by the coding sequence GTGCCTCGCGAGAAGTCCATTGCCGAGCGTTTCGACGCTTACGTGGAGAAGGTGGGAGGGCGGCTGTACAAGCCGTGCCGCCGATTTCTGCGCGAGGCTCTCTTCGGCTTGGTGGAGAACCGGAGCGTCCTGCTCTCCCAAATCGGCCGGGCCCTGGACGAGCCACGCCGCCTCATCCACACGGAGAAGCGCCTCTCGCGCAACCTGGGCAACGAGCGCTATGACGACGCGGCGGTGGAGCAGGACTACCTGAGCCTCGTCGCACCCATTCTCCGGGACGAGCGCTACCCGCGCCCCGTCATCGCGGTGGACTTGAGCGACATCGCCAAACCGCGGGCCCAGAAAATGCCCTACCTCTCCACCGTGCACGATGGCTCCAAGGACGAGCTCGCCACCGGGTACCAGATTGTCTCCGTGGAGGCGGTGGGCGTGCGCGGCCGACGCCTGCCGCTCCTCTCCCGGCTTTTCTCCAAGGTCTCACCTGACTTCAAGAGCCAGAACGCCACCACGCTCGATGCCGTCACTACCGTGCAGCCCCACGTCCCCCCTGACGCTTTCTGGGTTTTCGACTCCGGCTTCGACGGGCACATCTTCTTCCGGCACTTCGACGAGATCGGCATCCGCTACGCGGTACGGCTCAAGCTCAGCAACGATCGCCTCCTCCGCACGCCGGAGGGAACCATGAAGGTGAGCGAGACGGTGGAGTTGCTGCCGCAGCCACACACCCACCGCACGAAGTACCATCGCCTAACCCTCACGGGCAGGAAGCAGGTGCTCCAGCTCGGATTCGTCCGCGACGTGCACCTGCCCGCGTACACCCCTGGAGGCCGCCCCTCCAAGAAGGACTCTGGCGAGACGCGCTACTCTCTCGTCGTCGCCCGCGGTATGGGGCTCAAGCCCCTCGTCATCCTCACCACCGAGGACGTGCAGACGAAGGAGGACGCGGGCCGGGTGGTGGACATCTACCTGGAGCGATGGGGGGTAGAAGAGGCCAACCGTTTCACGAAACAAGGCTTTGACCTGGAGGATGTACGCGCCCTCACGTGGACGGGGCTGAAGCGGATGGTGCAACTCGTCCACCTTGCGTACGGCTTCCTCGCGCTGCTGGTGCACGGGCCGCGTAAGCAGGTGGAGCGTATCGCCAGTTCCTTCAAGGCGTTCGGCCCCGTGCCCGAGTACCTATACTATCGGCTGCTCGAGGGCCTTGGGCGCCTTCTCCGAGACTCCATGGACGGAGGACCGTAA
- a CDS encoding NgoMIV family type II restriction endonuclease, which produces MSPSTFSVARLKFHADLLNNVLGVDEKGVPANADKHNKASVHIAKMIVDQLGATVSRARIAGQRSGNKFEGLCSEFLEATFLPLKHLRPGTWRIRQVSGGNRMEIASYAQYAHLLALQKAAEENAELRAALGNDYTITPDIVVDRSPEPDSTINEPGELVDMNVARHTSIRRVNNAHPLLHASISCKWTIRSDRAQNSRTEGLNLVKNRKGHLPHVVVVTGEPLPSRIAAIAIGTGEIDCVYHFALPELQHAVTAGGFDDAKDLLDTMVAGKRLRDIADLPLDLAV; this is translated from the coding sequence ATGAGCCCAAGCACATTCAGTGTCGCGCGTTTGAAATTCCATGCTGATCTGCTGAACAATGTACTGGGCGTCGATGAGAAAGGTGTCCCGGCGAATGCAGACAAGCACAACAAGGCGAGTGTGCACATCGCCAAAATGATTGTGGACCAACTCGGCGCAACAGTGAGCCGCGCACGTATCGCCGGGCAGAGGTCCGGAAACAAATTCGAGGGGCTTTGCAGTGAGTTTCTCGAAGCCACGTTTCTCCCACTGAAGCATCTCCGTCCAGGCACATGGCGCATCCGGCAGGTCAGCGGCGGCAACAGAATGGAGATCGCATCCTACGCACAATATGCGCATCTGTTGGCTCTTCAGAAAGCTGCCGAGGAAAACGCTGAACTACGGGCTGCTCTTGGCAACGACTACACAATCACGCCGGATATAGTGGTTGACCGTTCGCCAGAGCCAGATTCAACGATAAACGAGCCTGGAGAACTGGTCGACATGAATGTTGCGCGGCACACCAGCATTAGACGGGTGAACAACGCGCATCCGCTCCTGCACGCTAGCATCTCGTGCAAATGGACTATCCGCAGCGATAGAGCTCAAAACAGCAGGACGGAAGGACTAAACCTCGTCAAGAACCGCAAGGGGCATCTTCCTCATGTGGTGGTGGTCACTGGTGAGCCACTGCCCAGCCGCATCGCTGCAATTGCCATTGGGACTGGAGAGATCGACTGTGTTTATCACTTCGCGCTTCCTGAGCTACAACATGCGGTAACGGCAGGGGGATTTGATGACGCGAAAGATTTGTTGGACACCATGGTGGCAGGAAAACGGCTGAGGGATATTGCCGACCTGCCTCTTGATTTGGCCGTGTAA
- a CDS encoding AraC family transcriptional regulator, giving the protein MVGLPQDMLGERYSLLRYGGAGAGTTLICGVVRFDHPAAHPLLALLPRVIHLDSAGSPHMEWMQSTLRLMAAEARELLPGGETVITVARWRMHVALNSLKEEKPALGELASRLGYQSEAAFSRAFKRYIGISPGAVRRNPEGASVRASQNIR; this is encoded by the coding sequence GTGGTCGGCCTTCCCCAGGACATGCTCGGCGAGCGGTACTCGCTGCTCCGGTATGGCGGCGCCGGCGCGGGGACAACGCTCATCTGCGGCGTCGTCCGCTTCGACCATCCCGCGGCGCATCCGCTCCTCGCGCTCCTGCCTCGCGTCATCCACCTGGACTCGGCGGGCTCACCCCACATGGAGTGGATGCAGAGCACGCTGAGGCTGATGGCGGCCGAGGCGCGCGAGCTGCTCCCGGGCGGTGAGACAGTCATCACCGTCGCCCGCTGGCGCATGCACGTGGCGCTGAACAGCCTGAAGGAGGAGAAGCCCGCGCTCGGCGAGCTCGCGAGCCGCCTGGGCTACCAGTCCGAGGCCGCGTTCAGCCGCGCCTTCAAGCGCTACATCGGAATTTCCCCGGGAGCGGTGCGGCGCAACCCCGAGGGCGCGAGCGTTCGGGCGTCCCAAAATATTCGATAA
- a CDS encoding AraC family transcriptional regulator, with the protein MIDPLAEVVTLLQPGAPFSKLVGGAGRWSVRRAEAGGPFYCAILEGASRLAVDGHEPMILEKGDFVLIPSAFKFTVSSLEPPKGKSDTAHVVLPDGEVRHGNPSGPPDVRMLVGYCVFGSPDAGLLVSLLPRLVHVRGERRLSTLVQLVREESRERRPARDVILARLLEVLLIEALRSTAGTAASPGLLRGLADERLSAAIRRMHESPAQAWTVAQLAKEAALSRSVFFERFNRGVGVAPMEYLLGWRMALAKDLLRRKEITVAEVAEQVGYSSASTFSVAFTRYVGLPPTQYVRQHVESARP; encoded by the coding sequence TTGATCGATCCGCTTGCCGAGGTAGTCACGCTGCTCCAGCCGGGCGCTCCGTTCTCGAAGCTCGTCGGCGGTGCAGGTCGGTGGAGCGTTCGCCGCGCGGAAGCCGGGGGGCCCTTCTACTGCGCGATCCTCGAGGGCGCGAGCCGCCTTGCGGTCGACGGACACGAACCGATGATCCTCGAGAAGGGTGACTTTGTTCTGATCCCCTCGGCGTTCAAGTTCACGGTGTCGAGCCTCGAGCCGCCGAAGGGCAAGAGCGATACCGCGCACGTCGTATTGCCCGATGGCGAAGTCAGGCACGGCAATCCCAGCGGCCCGCCCGACGTTCGAATGCTGGTGGGCTACTGTGTCTTCGGTTCCCCGGATGCTGGCTTGCTGGTCTCGCTCCTCCCACGGCTCGTGCATGTTCGAGGGGAGCGACGGCTCTCCACCCTCGTGCAGCTCGTGAGAGAGGAGTCCCGCGAACGGCGGCCCGCCCGTGATGTCATCCTGGCTCGCCTCCTCGAGGTTCTTCTCATCGAAGCCCTCCGCTCCACGGCAGGGACCGCAGCGTCGCCGGGTCTCCTGCGCGGCCTCGCCGACGAGCGCCTCTCCGCCGCGATACGACGAATGCACGAGAGCCCGGCCCAGGCGTGGACGGTCGCGCAGTTGGCGAAAGAGGCGGCGCTCTCTCGTTCGGTGTTCTTCGAGCGCTTCAACCGCGGGGTGGGCGTTGCCCCGATGGAGTATCTGCTCGGCTGGCGCATGGCCCTGGCGAAGGACCTCCTGCGGCGGAAGGAAATCACTGTCGCCGAGGTCGCGGAGCAAGTCGGCTACAGCTCCGCGAGCACGTTCAGCGTTGCGTTCACCCGCTACGTCGGGTTGCCGCCGACGCAGTACGTGCGGCAGCACGTCGAATCAGCACGCCCGTGA